A window of the Thalassoglobus sp. JC818 genome harbors these coding sequences:
- a CDS encoding peptidylprolyl isomerase: MPRVKFTTPKGDIVLELFENEAPNTVANFVNLVESGFYNGLKFHRVLAGFMAQGGCPHSKDGDPGQPGTGGPGYTIKCEAYRPDARRHFAGTLSMAHAGRDTGGSQFFITHLPTPHLDQEIAPTSVHTVFGRVVEGLDVARALQQEDEIISAEVIRKRNHDYTPKTTPE, from the coding sequence TTGCCACGGGTGAAGTTCACCACTCCCAAGGGAGATATCGTTCTTGAACTGTTTGAAAATGAAGCTCCAAACACCGTGGCCAACTTCGTCAATCTCGTCGAATCGGGATTCTACAACGGCTTGAAATTCCACCGCGTGCTGGCCGGATTTATGGCTCAAGGGGGATGTCCTCACAGCAAGGACGGAGATCCCGGTCAACCCGGCACAGGAGGTCCTGGCTACACGATTAAGTGTGAAGCCTATCGTCCGGACGCCCGACGTCACTTCGCTGGAACTCTCAGCATGGCGCATGCTGGCAGAGACACCGGCGGGTCGCAGTTCTTCATCACGCACCTTCCGACTCCTCATCTCGACCAGGAAATTGCTCCAACGAGCGTTCACACGGTGTTTGGACGAGTTGTCGAAGGTCTTGATGTGGCGAGAGCTTTGCAGCAGGAAGACGAGATCATTTCCGCCGAAGTGATTCGCAAGCGGAATCACGACTACACTCCAAAGACCACTCCAGAATGA
- a CDS encoding aminotransferase class IV gives MFEQEPLACWNGERLPLSEVRVSVLDRGFLFGDAIYEVIRVYAGKPFLFHDHLNRIQRNLEKMSLTADLDSIERWILETIAASGYVEASVYIQVTRGVAPRTHRFPDPPASPNVLIYVAAHHDSYAKFRNSGASVVVFPDQRWKRCDIKSVNLLANCIASDFAYQRGCAESLLVDASGKLVEGSRSSLFGVKDSVVLTAPLGENILPGITRRLIQQLCEECKLEMHEETIPHSQLNEIDELFLTATTMEILPVTQVDDHLIGDGQIGPVSRQLVEAYRNYIDRFRSEA, from the coding sequence ATGTTTGAACAGGAGCCTCTCGCCTGCTGGAACGGGGAGAGGCTCCCATTGTCTGAAGTCCGGGTCTCCGTACTCGATCGCGGATTCCTGTTCGGGGATGCGATTTATGAAGTCATTCGAGTCTATGCCGGGAAGCCGTTTCTCTTTCACGATCATCTTAATCGCATCCAGCGCAACCTGGAAAAGATGTCTCTGACGGCCGATCTCGATTCCATCGAACGTTGGATTCTGGAAACGATCGCAGCGAGCGGATACGTCGAAGCTTCGGTTTACATTCAAGTGACGCGTGGAGTCGCTCCAAGAACGCACCGGTTTCCGGATCCACCAGCGTCTCCCAACGTACTGATCTACGTTGCAGCCCATCACGATTCATATGCGAAGTTTCGAAACTCCGGAGCGTCAGTTGTTGTCTTCCCGGATCAACGATGGAAGCGATGCGACATCAAGTCCGTCAACCTGCTTGCGAATTGCATCGCATCGGATTTTGCGTACCAACGCGGATGTGCTGAATCACTCTTGGTTGACGCTTCCGGGAAACTGGTCGAAGGTTCCCGCTCAAGTCTGTTCGGCGTGAAAGACTCGGTCGTGCTGACCGCTCCGCTCGGAGAGAACATTCTTCCCGGAATCACAAGACGATTGATTCAACAACTATGCGAGGAGTGCAAGCTTGAGATGCACGAGGAAACGATTCCTCATTCGCAACTGAATGAGATTGATGAATTGTTCCTGACGGCAACCACGATGGAAATTTTGCCAGTCACACAGGTCGATGATCATTTGATCGGTGATGGCCAAATTGGACCGGTTTCGCGTCAACTGGTCGAAGCGTATCGGAACTACATCGATCGATTCCGGAGTGAGGCGTAG